A section of the Rhizobium sp. SSA_523 genome encodes:
- a CDS encoding DUF1499 domain-containing protein has translation MAVRFVRPVSSSAYGARRLALGAFLLLLIAMLAHRFGPLQTPQFVAVMLLSAAIALLSVPLALTGLMRLWSIGARGGIASVQALLLATPSLLILAFGIWRFETAPKLFDLTTDMADPPVWVRVPEAEQIFLPRPMFVTSKDRDLQKRAYPALTGRRYEGAPDRVFEAVMKVAKAEAISLKTDGAARAASPGGSLAPAPARTAGGNASEGADPPPAEASAGEPRATPPLPSIVPVPLPRPISQEVLATAQPMGDVVLQGATRTLVLGLPFDVLVRLREEEETVLVDIRVAARYGAHDLGFGAGIADRFLRALDAEMLGIAAE, from the coding sequence ATGGCCGTCCGTTTCGTAAGACCGGTATCCTCCTCCGCCTATGGCGCGCGGCGGCTGGCGCTCGGCGCCTTCCTGCTGCTTTTGATCGCCATGCTCGCGCACCGCTTCGGGCCGCTGCAGACGCCGCAATTCGTGGCCGTGATGCTGCTGTCGGCGGCAATTGCCCTGTTGAGCGTGCCGCTGGCGCTGACGGGCCTGATGCGGCTGTGGTCGATTGGCGCCAGGGGCGGCATAGCCTCCGTCCAGGCGCTGCTTTTGGCCACGCCCTCGCTTCTCATCCTGGCTTTCGGCATCTGGCGTTTCGAGACGGCCCCGAAACTGTTCGACCTCACGACGGACATGGCCGATCCGCCCGTCTGGGTGCGCGTGCCGGAGGCGGAGCAGATCTTCCTGCCGCGGCCGATGTTCGTCACCTCGAAGGATCGCGACCTGCAGAAGCGCGCCTATCCGGCCCTGACCGGACGGCGCTATGAGGGCGCGCCCGATCGCGTCTTCGAAGCGGTGATGAAGGTCGCCAAGGCCGAAGCGATCAGCCTGAAGACCGATGGCGCGGCACGCGCGGCAAGCCCGGGCGGGTCCCTTGCGCCGGCTCCGGCGCGCACTGCCGGCGGGAATGCGAGCGAGGGCGCCGATCCCCCGCCTGCCGAGGCAAGCGCCGGCGAGCCGAGGGCGACACCGCCGCTTCCCTCGATCGTGCCTGTGCCCCTGCCGCGGCCGATCAGCCAGGAGGTGCTGGCCACGGCGCAGCCGATGGGCGACGTGGTTCTGCAAGGCGCCACAAGGACGCTTGTTCTCGGCCTGCCTTTCGATGTTCTGGTGCGCCTGCGCGAGGAGGAGGAGACGGTGCTGGTGGATATTCGCGTGGCGGCGCGCTACGGCGCCCATGATCTCGGCTTCGGGGCCGGCATTGCCGACCGTTTCCTGCGCGCGCTCGATGCCGAAATGCTGGGCATCGCGGCCGAATGA
- a CDS encoding MBL fold metallo-hydrolase — MSDAPEFDLSFEASYGDAVCVAEGVWRVTCHNPSPFTFRGTNSYIVGRGKDVAVIDPGPEDDAHFETLMRALKGRTVSHILISHTHRDHSPLAARLKAETGALTAAEGPHRASRPLHQGEENPFAESSDYGFQPDIVLADGASVQGDGFTLTAIHTPGHAANHSAFALEETGILFSADHVMAWATTIVAPPDGSMADFMASLDKLIARDAIDRIYFPGHGGPISDPPAFLRGLRTHRRMRERAIFERVRAGDAAIADIVRTIYARTDSRLHPAAALSVLAHLEDLVERGDVITEGPPGLSSRYRAA; from the coding sequence ATGAGCGATGCACCCGAATTCGACCTGAGCTTCGAGGCGTCGTATGGCGATGCCGTCTGCGTGGCGGAGGGTGTCTGGCGCGTCACCTGCCACAATCCCTCGCCCTTCACCTTTCGCGGTACCAACAGCTATATTGTCGGGCGCGGCAAGGACGTGGCGGTGATCGATCCCGGCCCGGAGGACGACGCGCATTTCGAGACGCTGATGCGGGCGCTGAAAGGCAGGACGGTGAGCCATATCCTCATCAGCCATACGCATCGGGACCATTCGCCGCTTGCCGCCCGGCTGAAGGCCGAAACCGGGGCCCTGACCGCAGCGGAGGGGCCGCACCGGGCCTCGCGGCCGCTGCATCAGGGGGAGGAGAACCCCTTCGCCGAAAGCTCCGATTACGGCTTCCAGCCCGATATCGTGCTCGCCGACGGTGCTTCGGTGCAAGGCGATGGCTTCACGCTCACGGCCATTCACACGCCGGGCCATGCCGCCAATCATTCAGCCTTCGCGCTTGAGGAGACAGGCATCCTGTTTTCCGCCGATCACGTCATGGCCTGGGCAACGACGATCGTTGCGCCGCCGGACGGTTCCATGGCCGATTTCATGGCCTCGCTCGACAAACTGATCGCCCGCGACGCGATCGACCGCATCTATTTTCCCGGTCATGGCGGTCCGATAAGCGATCCGCCGGCCTTTCTGCGCGGGCTGCGCACCCATCGCCGCATGCGCGAACGCGCCATCTTCGAGCGGGTCCGGGCCGGCGATGCGGCCATTGCCGATATTGTCAGGACGATCTATGCCCGCACCGACAGCCGCCTGCATCCCGCCGCAGCGCTTTCGGTGCTTGCCCATCTGGAGGATCTGGTGGAGCGCGGCGACGTGATCACGGAAGGCCCACCCGGCCTTTCCAGCCGCTACCGGGCCGCCTGA
- a CDS encoding cupin domain-containing protein, which translates to MPPFRARPPASSITLVDDPVVRIIRWDFEPGADTGVHTHGLGYVVVPMTDCDFLIEEENGSTRRALVKQGEAYRRDAGTTHNVVNAGDAPMSFIEIEYK; encoded by the coding sequence ATGCCGCCCTTTCGCGCTCGCCCCCCTGCTTCTTCCATAACGCTGGTCGATGATCCGGTGGTCCGCATCATCCGCTGGGATTTCGAGCCCGGCGCCGATACCGGCGTGCATACCCACGGGCTTGGCTATGTCGTGGTGCCGATGACCGATTGTGATTTCCTGATCGAGGAAGAGAATGGCAGCACGAGGCGCGCGCTGGTGAAGCAGGGCGAGGCCTATCGCCGGGATGCCGGAACGACCCATAATGTCGTCAATGCCGGCGACGCCCCCATGTCCTTCATTGAAATCGAATATAAATGA
- a CDS encoding LacI family DNA-binding transcriptional regulator, whose protein sequence is MRLRRGRSERTTLHDVADKAGVSAITVSRALREPEKVSPALRARILDLITEMDYVPDQAAQALASRHNSTFGVLTASLTSRVFLSFMQGVEERVRDTSFRIQYANTHNSLEEEKRQVRLLLSQNTAGIVLGGVGAHEDVAEMIDRASCPVVQVVDVELKTGSTAIALNHFKAAAAATRHLLDCGYRRIAILGGLRGERSRRRIEGYAAILSEAGLYDPALVHFENASASTQMGARLLARALKAAPDIDAVFCQSDDIALGALFQAQRMGRRVPEDLGICGYNDLDFAAVMEPPLTTVRTPLFEMGYRAADLMIGAASGRPLANQVIDLGFQLIERQTTRPRQA, encoded by the coding sequence ATGCGTTTGAGACGGGGACGGAGCGAAAGGACCACGCTGCACGACGTGGCGGACAAAGCGGGCGTCAGCGCCATCACCGTCTCGCGGGCGCTGCGCGAGCCGGAAAAGGTCTCACCGGCGCTGCGGGCGCGGATCCTCGATCTCATCACCGAGATGGATTATGTGCCCGACCAGGCGGCGCAGGCGCTTGCCAGCCGCCACAATTCCACCTTCGGTGTGCTGACGGCCTCGCTGACCAGCCGCGTCTTCCTGAGCTTCATGCAGGGCGTGGAGGAGCGGGTGCGCGATACGAGCTTCCGCATCCAATATGCCAATACGCATAACAGCCTGGAGGAGGAGAAGCGGCAGGTCCGCCTGCTCCTGTCGCAAAACACCGCCGGCATCGTGCTGGGCGGCGTCGGCGCCCATGAGGATGTGGCCGAAATGATCGACCGGGCCTCCTGTCCCGTCGTCCAGGTGGTCGATGTGGAGCTGAAGACGGGCTCCACGGCCATTGCCCTCAATCATTTCAAGGCGGCAGCGGCGGCCACGCGCCACCTGCTCGATTGCGGCTATCGGCGCATAGCGATTCTGGGCGGCTTGCGGGGCGAGCGCAGCCGGCGGCGGATCGAAGGCTATGCCGCGATCCTTTCAGAAGCCGGCCTGTACGATCCGGCGCTCGTGCATTTCGAAAACGCCTCCGCCAGCACGCAAATGGGCGCAAGGCTGCTTGCCCGGGCGCTGAAGGCCGCGCCCGATATCGATGCCGTCTTCTGCCAGAGCGACGATATCGCCCTCGGCGCGCTGTTCCAGGCGCAGCGCATGGGACGGCGGGTGCCGGAGGATCTCGGGATCTGCGGCTATAACGATCTGGATTTCGCCGCCGTCATGGAGCCGCCGCTGACGACGGTGCGCACGCCGCTCTTCGAGATGGGCTACCGCGCCGCCGATCTGATGATCGGCGCCGCCTCCGGCCGGCCGCTCGCCAACCAGGTGATCGATCTCGGCTTCCAGCTGATCGAGCGGCAGACGACACGGCCGCGGCAGGCCTGA
- the cysN gene encoding sulfate adenylyltransferase subunit CysN, which produces MTATATAALIAPAAEPSAALRDSRPLRLITCGSVDDGKSTLIGRLLWDTKAVKEDQAAAISGEGMRQNDLGLPDFALLLDGLQAEREQGITIDVAYRYFSTERRSFIVADTPGHEQYTRNMATGASTADLAILLVDARTGLLEQTRRHATIASLMGIRQFVLAVNKFDLVAYDRAVFEKISHDFKELALALGVRQVTAIPMSALKGENVVYAGGGSMPWYDGPTLVETLELATTRTAAAGGFRLPVQRVSRPGESFRGYQGTIAGGSIKPGDSVAILPSGMVANVSRIVTFDLVRNAAVAGDAVTLVLDRQVDVARGDMIVSLDAQPMTGLSFEAHLVALQPGGIEPGKRYWLKAGARRQRVSVQPVSQLDLTSGKWQPNAEGMPMNAIGKVRLTFDELAIFDPYDQNRNTGAFILIDPDTLNTVAGGMISAKRSDLSGIHRDSQRVILSVPADLADQLMASEAFAARRDEVDIRRVSTETAADLLSTLD; this is translated from the coding sequence ATGACCGCCACCGCCACCGCCGCCCTTATCGCACCCGCCGCCGAACCGTCCGCCGCCTTGCGCGACAGCCGCCCGCTGCGCCTCATCACCTGCGGCTCCGTGGATGATGGCAAGTCGACGCTGATCGGCCGGCTGCTCTGGGACACCAAGGCGGTGAAGGAAGACCAGGCGGCGGCGATTTCCGGCGAAGGCATGCGTCAGAATGATCTCGGCCTGCCCGATTTCGCCTTGCTGCTCGACGGTCTGCAGGCCGAGCGCGAACAGGGCATCACCATCGATGTCGCCTATCGCTATTTCTCGACCGAGCGGCGCTCCTTCATCGTCGCCGATACGCCCGGCCACGAGCAATATACGCGCAACATGGCCACCGGCGCCTCGACGGCGGATCTCGCCATCCTTCTGGTCGATGCCCGCACCGGGCTTCTGGAACAGACCCGCCGCCATGCCACGATCGCCTCGCTGATGGGGATCCGGCAATTCGTGCTGGCGGTGAACAAGTTCGATCTCGTCGCCTATGACCGCGCCGTCTTCGAGAAGATCTCCCATGATTTCAAAGAGCTGGCGCTGGCCCTCGGCGTCAGGCAGGTCACCGCCATTCCGATGTCGGCACTAAAGGGCGAAAACGTCGTCTATGCCGGCGGCGGCTCCATGCCCTGGTATGACGGTCCGACCCTGGTCGAGACGCTGGAACTGGCAACCACGCGCACGGCCGCCGCCGGCGGCTTCCGGCTGCCGGTCCAGCGCGTTTCCCGCCCCGGCGAAAGTTTCCGCGGCTATCAGGGCACGATTGCCGGCGGCTCGATCAAGCCGGGCGATTCGGTCGCCATCCTGCCGTCGGGCATGGTCGCCAATGTCAGCCGGATCGTCACCTTCGACCTGGTGCGCAATGCCGCCGTCGCCGGCGATGCCGTGACGCTGGTGCTGGACCGCCAGGTGGATGTGGCGCGCGGCGACATGATCGTCTCGCTCGACGCCCAGCCGATGACCGGCCTCTCCTTCGAGGCGCATCTGGTCGCGCTGCAGCCGGGCGGCATAGAGCCGGGCAAGCGCTACTGGCTGAAGGCCGGGGCCCGCCGCCAGCGCGTGAGCGTTCAGCCCGTCTCGCAGCTGGACCTCACCAGCGGCAAGTGGCAGCCGAATGCCGAGGGCATGCCGATGAACGCCATCGGCAAGGTTCGCCTGACCTTCGACGAGCTGGCGATCTTCGATCCCTACGACCAGAACCGCAATACAGGGGCCTTCATCCTGATCGATCCGGATACGCTGAACACGGTGGCGGGCGGCATGATCAGCGCCAAGCGCTCCGATCTCAGCGGCATTCATCGCGACAGCCAGCGGGTGATCCTGTCCGTGCCGGCCGATCTGGCCGACCAGCTGATGGCGAGCGAAGCCTTTGCCGCCCGCAGGGACGAGGTGGACATCCGCCGCGTCAGCACCGAAACGGCGGCCGATCTTCTCTCGACGCTGGATTGA
- the cysD gene encoding sulfate adenylyltransferase subunit CysD: MQISEFDAHIQEKQAKPPLDPHLKALENEAIHIFREVAAEFENPVMLYSIGKDSSVLLHLARKAFYPGRVPFPLLHIDTGWKFPEMIAFRDEMAERFGLDLVVYTNPRGRQENISPFTHGSAYHTDVMKTEALRQALDAGKYDAAFGGARRDEEASRAKERIYSFRTPDHRWDPRNQRPELWNLYNGMIRRGESVRAFPLSNWTEVDIWRYIQAENIPLPPLYFARTRKFVERDGMLMWAEDPRFAPLPGEQVQEGSLRFRTLGCWPLTGGIRSTATTLDAVIAELEIATVSERQGRAIDRDQAGSMEKKKREGYF, encoded by the coding sequence ATGCAGATTTCCGAATTTGACGCGCATATCCAGGAGAAGCAGGCCAAGCCGCCCCTCGATCCGCATCTGAAGGCGCTGGAAAACGAAGCCATCCACATCTTCCGCGAAGTGGCGGCGGAGTTCGAAAACCCGGTCATGCTGTATTCGATCGGCAAGGATTCCTCCGTGCTCCTGCATCTGGCGCGCAAGGCCTTCTATCCGGGCCGCGTGCCCTTTCCGCTGCTGCATATCGATACAGGCTGGAAATTTCCCGAGATGATCGCCTTCCGCGACGAGATGGCGGAGCGCTTCGGGCTGGATCTGGTCGTCTACACCAATCCGCGCGGGAGGCAGGAGAATATCTCGCCCTTCACCCACGGCTCAGCCTATCATACCGATGTGATGAAGACGGAGGCGCTGCGCCAGGCGCTCGATGCCGGGAAATACGATGCGGCCTTCGGCGGCGCCCGGCGCGACGAAGAGGCAAGCCGCGCAAAGGAGCGCATCTATTCCTTCCGCACCCCGGACCATAGATGGGATCCGCGCAACCAGCGGCCGGAATTGTGGAACCTCTATAACGGCATGATCCGTCGCGGCGAGAGCGTGCGCGCCTTCCCGCTCTCCAATTGGACCGAGGTCGATATCTGGCGCTACATCCAGGCGGAAAACATTCCGCTGCCGCCGCTCTATTTCGCCCGCACCCGCAAATTCGTGGAACGCGACGGCATGCTGATGTGGGCGGAGGACCCGCGCTTTGCGCCGCTGCCCGGCGAACAGGTTCAGGAAGGCTCGCTGCGCTTTCGCACGCTCGGCTGCTGGCCGCTGACCGGCGGCATTCGATCCACCGCCACAACGCTCGATGCGGTGATCGCCGAACTCGAGATCGCCACCGTATCCGAACGGCAGGGACGGGCGATCGACCGCGACCAGGCCGGATCGATGGAAAAGAAGAAGCGCGAAGGCTATTTCTGA
- a CDS encoding phosphoadenylyl-sulfate reductase yields MTQHETPQHLASLDQQMAGLDLEGRLSLAASLGRAVFTTSLGIEDQVITAAIGTHRLPIAVATLETGRLFAETIALIDTTEQRYGLSIRRYRPQPQDVEAYAAQYGLNGFYESVEARHACCHVRKLKPLAEALAGAEIWITGLRRGQSGNRAAIPFVEYDADRNLLKVNPLADWEIDAIRTHVAEEEIPVSPLHARGYPSIGCEPCTRAIKPGEPERAGRWWWENDEKRECGLHVPEATPIGGARVGA; encoded by the coding sequence ATGACCCAGCATGAGACGCCGCAGCACCTGGCTTCGCTCGACCAGCAGATGGCCGGCCTTGACCTTGAGGGTCGCCTGTCCCTGGCGGCAAGCCTCGGGCGCGCCGTCTTCACCACCTCGCTCGGCATCGAGGACCAGGTGATCACCGCGGCGATCGGAACGCATCGGCTGCCGATTGCGGTGGCGACGCTGGAGACCGGCCGGCTGTTTGCCGAGACCATCGCCCTCATCGATACCACCGAGCAGCGCTACGGGCTTTCCATCCGCCGGTACCGGCCGCAGCCGCAGGATGTCGAGGCCTATGCCGCGCAATATGGCCTGAACGGTTTCTACGAAAGCGTCGAAGCCCGCCATGCCTGCTGTCATGTGCGCAAGCTGAAGCCTCTGGCCGAGGCTCTGGCCGGCGCGGAAATCTGGATCACCGGGCTGCGTCGGGGCCAATCCGGCAATCGCGCGGCTATTCCCTTCGTCGAATATGACGCGGACCGCAATCTCCTGAAGGTCAATCCGCTGGCCGATTGGGAGATCGACGCGATCAGGACGCATGTTGCGGAGGAGGAGATCCCGGTCAGCCCCCTGCATGCCCGCGGCTATCCGTCAATCGGCTGCGAGCCCTGCACCCGGGCGATCAAGCCCGGCGAACCGGAACGCGCCGGACGCTGGTGGTGGGAAAACGACGAGAAGCGGGAATGCGGCCTGCATGTGCCGGAGGCGACGCCGATCGGCGGGGCACGGGTCGGCGCCTGA
- a CDS encoding phosphatidylglycerol lysyltransferase domain-containing protein gives MDILSAPSDFIAPRAARGERFPKWLALRATAERLSPSGGMFGFAGLVGLCAFLFVYLFMEEMLLALQLWVLQLWALSSLPGGTSVTLSLTLVAGAVAGRHVVRPMTRRRRAPAPADLQRALAILHQQPNASAGLVRLGDKQVMFSSAGDAFIMYGVKGRSQIALFDPVGPKEAWHELVVAFVRHARQNGLRPVFYQVSPQFLPLAVEAGLSPLKLGEQAIVDLQSFSLAGGDWLKLRRSINRAERDGLEFSYIEPADLPAILQDLKAVSDSWLSGHQAAEKGFSLGTFCEAYLAQQSLAVIRDHGRIVAFASIMTTADQQDAFIDLMRHIPGTHRGMMDLLFARLMESLKAKGFETLNMGMAPLAGLPTHAAAPVWNHIGRHVFEHGERYYNFKGLQAFKAKFDPRWEPRYLAVAGAGLPLGSLLDVTMLIGGGLGGLFRRARA, from the coding sequence ATGGACATCCTATCTGCCCCTTCCGATTTCATTGCCCCGCGCGCCGCAAGAGGCGAGCGTTTCCCGAAATGGCTGGCGCTGCGCGCCACGGCGGAGCGCCTGTCGCCGAGCGGCGGCATGTTCGGCTTTGCCGGGCTTGTAGGGCTCTGTGCCTTCCTGTTCGTCTATCTTTTCATGGAAGAGATGCTCCTGGCCCTGCAACTCTGGGTCCTGCAGCTCTGGGCCCTGTCCTCGCTGCCGGGCGGCACCAGCGTCACGCTGTCCTTGACCCTTGTCGCCGGCGCCGTTGCCGGCCGCCATGTCGTACGGCCCATGACAAGGCGCAGGCGCGCACCTGCGCCGGCCGATCTGCAGCGTGCCCTTGCCATCCTCCACCAGCAGCCGAATGCCAGTGCCGGTCTCGTCCGGCTGGGCGACAAGCAGGTGATGTTTTCGAGCGCTGGCGATGCCTTCATCATGTATGGCGTCAAGGGACGCTCGCAGATCGCGCTTTTCGATCCGGTGGGGCCGAAGGAGGCCTGGCATGAACTGGTGGTCGCATTCGTGCGCCATGCCCGCCAGAACGGCCTGCGGCCCGTCTTCTACCAGGTATCGCCGCAATTTCTGCCGCTGGCGGTGGAGGCGGGTCTCTCGCCCCTGAAGCTCGGCGAGCAGGCGATCGTCGATCTGCAAAGCTTCAGCCTGGCCGGCGGCGACTGGCTGAAACTGCGCCGCTCGATCAATCGCGCCGAGCGCGACGGGCTGGAATTCTCCTATATCGAGCCGGCGGATCTGCCGGCGATCCTTCAGGACCTGAAAGCGGTGTCCGATTCCTGGCTGTCCGGCCATCAGGCGGCGGAAAAGGGTTTTTCGCTCGGCACCTTCTGCGAAGCCTATCTGGCGCAGCAGTCACTCGCCGTCATCCGCGATCACGGCCGCATCGTCGCCTTCGCCTCGATCATGACGACCGCCGACCAGCAGGATGCCTTCATCGACCTGATGCGCCATATTCCCGGCACGCATCGCGGCATGATGGATCTGCTCTTTGCCCGGCTGATGGAAAGCCTGAAGGCCAAGGGCTTTGAGACGCTGAACATGGGCATGGCGCCGCTTGCCGGCCTGCCCACCCATGCGGCCGCGCCGGTCTGGAACCATATTGGCCGGCACGTCTTCGAACACGGCGAGCGCTACTACAACTTCAAGGGCCTGCAGGCCTTCAAGGCGAAGTTCGATCCGCGCTGGGAGCCACGCTACCTTGCGGTGGCCGGTGCCGGCCTGCCGCTCGGGTCGCTGCTCGACGTCACCATGCTGATCGGCGGCGGTCTTGGCGGATTGTTTCGCCGGGCGCGCGCCTGA
- a CDS encoding TRAP transporter large permease encodes MTSIEIGLWSFPVLILLIFLRVPIAAAMLGVGTVGIYLVLGRWTPILAQMKTVTWTTYANYSLSIVPLFLLMGQFAARGGMSQALFNAAAAFVGHRKGGVAMAAIGASAGFGSICGSSLATAATMAQVALPELKRHGYAGGLSTATLAAGGTLGILIPPSVVLVIYAILTEQNIAKLFLAAFVPGIIAALSYLAVIAIYVRLKPEAAGQAPRMPWKDRLPAVIAVWPVALIFFLVVGGIYFGWFTPTQAAAVGALGTGLVAFKNGGLDRSSMMACFKETAVSTGMIFFIVLGASVFNSFIAFSRLPQVGAEWVTAQGFAPMTVLIIILVLYIIFGCIMDSLSMIVLTVPIFFPIVTAMDFGLTPEQFAIWFGILVLMVAEIGMITPPVGLNLFIISAMSREVPVRDTYRGIVPFVTADLLRIAILTAFPIISIFLI; translated from the coding sequence ATGACCAGCATCGAAATCGGGCTGTGGTCCTTCCCGGTCCTCATCCTTCTGATCTTCCTGCGCGTGCCGATCGCCGCCGCCATGCTCGGGGTCGGCACTGTCGGCATCTATCTGGTGCTCGGCCGCTGGACGCCGATCCTGGCCCAGATGAAGACGGTGACCTGGACCACCTATGCCAATTATTCCCTCTCCATCGTGCCGCTCTTCCTGCTGATGGGCCAGTTTGCCGCCCGCGGCGGCATGAGCCAGGCGCTGTTCAATGCCGCCGCCGCCTTTGTCGGCCATCGCAAGGGTGGCGTCGCCATGGCCGCGATCGGCGCCAGCGCCGGTTTCGGCTCGATCTGCGGCTCTTCGCTCGCCACGGCGGCGACCATGGCGCAGGTGGCGCTGCCGGAACTCAAGCGCCACGGCTATGCCGGCGGCCTCTCCACCGCCACGCTTGCGGCCGGCGGCACGCTCGGCATCCTGATCCCGCCTTCGGTGGTGCTCGTCATCTATGCCATCCTGACCGAACAGAATATCGCCAAGCTGTTCCTCGCCGCCTTCGTTCCGGGCATTATCGCGGCGCTCTCCTATCTCGCCGTCATCGCCATCTATGTCCGGCTGAAGCCGGAGGCGGCGGGCCAGGCGCCCCGCATGCCCTGGAAGGACAGGCTGCCGGCCGTCATCGCCGTCTGGCCGGTGGCGCTGATCTTCTTCCTCGTCGTCGGCGGCATTTACTTCGGCTGGTTCACGCCCACCCAGGCCGCCGCCGTCGGCGCGCTCGGCACGGGTCTGGTCGCCTTCAAGAATGGCGGGCTCGACCGCAGCTCGATGATGGCCTGCTTCAAGGAAACCGCCGTCTCCACCGGCATGATCTTCTTCATCGTGCTCGGCGCCTCGGTGTTCAACTCCTTCATCGCCTTTTCGCGATTGCCGCAGGTGGGCGCCGAATGGGTGACGGCGCAGGGCTTCGCCCCGATGACCGTGCTGATCATCATCCTGGTGCTCTACATCATCTTCGGCTGCATCATGGACTCGCTGTCGATGATCGTGCTGACGGTGCCGATCTTCTTCCCGATCGTCACGGCCATGGATTTCGGCCTGACGCCGGAGCAGTTCGCCATCTGGTTCGGTATTCTGGTGCTGATGGTGGCGGAGATCGGCATGATCACCCCGCCGGTGGGGCTGAACCTCTTCATCATATCGGCCATGTCGCGCGAGGTGCCGGTGCGCGACACCTATCGCGGCATCGTGCCCTTCGTGACGGCCGACCTGTTGCGGATCGCCATCCTCACCGCCTTTCCGATCATCTCGATCTTCCTGATCTGA
- a CDS encoding TRAP transporter small permease yields the protein MATHRFTGLDRFGRLTEAMATGLVALGGLCLVGASVLTGFSIFGSFALRPIPGEIEIVEALCGLAVFAFLPFCQLKRGHVGVDMLIEAFGRKAMNITQLAGDVIIALLIGLLSWRHAIGLMDKFGNGETTPLLLLPIWWGYAIAMVLLIANLVTCLYVILADLRDLRDGRAIATSVGAH from the coding sequence ATGGCAACTCATCGTTTCACTGGTCTCGATCGTTTCGGGCGCTTGACGGAGGCCATGGCCACCGGTCTCGTCGCGCTGGGCGGCCTTTGCCTCGTCGGCGCCAGCGTGCTCACCGGCTTTTCGATCTTCGGTTCCTTTGCGCTGCGGCCCATCCCCGGCGAGATCGAGATCGTCGAGGCCTTGTGCGGCCTTGCCGTCTTCGCCTTTCTTCCCTTCTGCCAGCTGAAGCGCGGCCATGTCGGCGTCGACATGCTGATCGAGGCCTTCGGCCGGAAGGCCATGAACATCACCCAGCTGGCCGGCGACGTGATCATTGCGCTCCTGATCGGCCTCCTGAGCTGGCGCCACGCCATCGGCCTGATGGACAAGTTCGGCAATGGCGAGACGACGCCGCTTTTGCTTCTGCCGATCTGGTGGGGCTATGCCATCGCCATGGTGCTGCTGATCGCCAATCTCGTCACCTGCCTCTACGTCATTCTGGCGGATCTGCGCGATCTTCGCGACGGCCGCGCCATCGCCACCTCGGTCGGAGCTCATTGA
- a CDS encoding TRAP transporter substrate-binding protein, with product MLRKLMIAGLSGAALMMSGASAFAADVVLKLHQFLPPQATIPAKVLQPWADKIKADSNGRIEVEMYPAMQLGGKPADLYDQAKDGVVDIIWTLVGYTPGRFPKSEAFELPFMVTTGEATSQAFYDYYEKHLTDEFKDVHVLTVHTHGPGLLHTIPAKPIKSLDDMKGLKLRGTSKVVNQMLEAMGAAAIGMPVTAVPESLSKSVIDGTVVPWEVTPSIKIAELAPNHTGFAGKTGLYTAAFVFAMNKDSYDALPDDLKKVIDANAGKDLAAKFGAAMDAGDVRGKEIADKAGNSTIMLDETETARWKAQGEAVTKAWIADMDKKGMDGTALHKDAIDLIGQYTK from the coding sequence ATGTTGCGCAAATTGATGATCGCCGGACTATCCGGTGCCGCTCTCATGATGTCGGGAGCGTCCGCTTTCGCAGCCGATGTCGTCCTGAAGCTTCACCAGTTCCTGCCGCCCCAGGCCACGATCCCGGCCAAGGTGCTGCAGCCCTGGGCCGACAAGATCAAGGCCGATTCGAACGGCCGCATCGAAGTGGAAATGTATCCGGCCATGCAGCTTGGCGGCAAGCCCGCCGATCTTTACGACCAGGCCAAGGATGGTGTGGTCGACATCATCTGGACGCTGGTCGGCTATACGCCCGGCCGCTTCCCGAAATCCGAGGCCTTTGAACTGCCCTTCATGGTGACGACCGGCGAGGCGACCTCGCAGGCCTTTTACGATTATTACGAAAAGCACCTGACGGACGAGTTCAAGGATGTGCATGTGCTGACCGTGCATACGCATGGGCCGGGCCTCTTGCACACGATCCCCGCAAAGCCGATCAAGTCGCTGGACGACATGAAGGGCCTGAAGCTGCGCGGCACGTCCAAGGTCGTCAACCAGATGCTGGAAGCCATGGGTGCCGCGGCCATCGGCATGCCGGTGACGGCCGTGCCGGAATCGCTTTCCAAGAGCGTCATCGACGGCACCGTCGTGCCGTGGGAAGTGACGCCGTCGATCAAGATCGCCGAGCTTGCCCCCAACCATACCGGCTTTGCCGGCAAGACCGGGCTTTACACGGCAGCCTTCGTCTTTGCGATGAACAAGGACAGCTATGACGCCCTGCCGGACGATCTGAAGAAGGTGATCGACGCCAATGCCGGCAAGGATCTTGCCGCCAAGTTCGGCGCGGCCATGGATGCCGGCGACGTGCGCGGCAAGGAGATCGCCGACAAGGCCGGCAATAGCACGATCATGCTGGACGAGACCGAAACCGCGCGCTGGAAGGCGCAGGGCGAAGCGGTCACCAAGGCCTGGATCGCCGATATGGACAAGAAGGGCATGGACGGAACCGCCCTTCACAAGGACGCCATCGACCTGATCGGCCAATATACCAAGTAA